The genomic interval GTACAATTCACCCGAGCTGTTGAGGTGTCTGGGCTTGTTACTGCAAGAAAGTGATCATCGTAGTTATTAAACTGTGCGACGATAAAGTAATTACCAGTAGGACTAAGGTCAACGCTGATTTCATCAGGGTGCGGGCAACCGGAGCCGCGCACTTCGGTGACCTCGATGGAAAATGGTGGTCGTTCGTAGTCGTTCTTCGTAGCTAAAGCAAAATTCGGGACAATGGAACATGCAATTCCCAATAGCAGTACTCTCATTATGATCTCCATAAAATATCGATAGACCCGCCTCTCTTCGGAGCCGAGCTAAAGGAGTTCAGAATTCTTCTTAGTAAATTTTAAAACTGACGAAAATCTTTCTACTTAAGAAATCAACTCCGCCCAACATCGTTGTGATTCTGTGGACTTTCTCCAGTCGAATCTTATGAAAGGCAAGCAATAGACAAAAAAAACCAAGAGCCAACGCTCTTGGTTTGCAAAGGAATCGATGAGTGAGATCAGTCACGATCAAAAAAGATTTGTGGGGACAAATCTTATATTAGTCTTAACGGCCTACTTTACTCGCATCTCAAATCGATAATATAAACTGCTATAAATATTATATATAAATCGATTAAATTAAATCTTTAGCAAACTAAGGCGCATTCAGGGCCAGGTTTATCTACCAAATATCCTAGAGCTTTTATGCATACTGACAAGAGTATGCTGACCAAGCTTGATTGATGTTGCCAAATGCAACTTAAACCATTGTTTTAATTGACAATAGAATATGCTCTTAAGTTTTTACCTGATCAGACCGTAAAGACTCATACGGAGGATATTTTGAACAAGAACCAGCGCTCAAATCGACTTGCAATCATGCATATTGCATCGCAGATTGATATCTCAGCATATCTGCATTATCGCGACGTTCTACAAGACATCTATGAAAAACTAAAAGCAGAGCAAGGGTCATACAACTATAAGCGCTACTCGGAAGATCTAGGCCTTTCGTTCAGCAATGTGATTTGGCTATATGTATCCAAAAAGCGTCGCATGACCCTTAAGACTGCCGAAAAAACATTTAAAGCATTGGGCTTATCAGGAGACCGGAAGAAATTTGCGGAAAATATGGTCCGTCTAGAGACAATCAAAATTCATGAGAAGCGTGAAAAGATTTACGCCGACCTGTTTCAATTGAAAACAAAAATGTCGGCGCCAGAAAATCAAAAGCACCTTGAATTCTATTCTCAATGGTTCTTTCCTGCGCTGCGAGAAATAGTTCAAGTAAATCCCAAGCTCAACATCAATGAAATCTGCGAGCGCTTTCTCTTTAAGGTATTCCCTAGGGAGATAGAGCAGGGGCTTCAGGTGCTATCTGACCTTGAGCTTATCAAATACGATAAAGTCTCAAAAACCTATCGATCTACAAAGAAACAAATCGGCTTAGATTACAAAACTTCAGCAGTTGCAGCAGCTCGATTTCACCAGAAATCATGTGAATTGGCGAGTGAGGCAGTGGTTCATGTCAGCCCCGAAATGAGAGAATTGAACACCCTTACTCTAGCGCTGTCACAAGCCGATATCCCTGAAGTAAGGCGACGCATTATTGAATGCTGTCGCGGTATATTCGAGCTGGAAGAGCATAGTCGCTCTGATCAAGTATTTCAGCTCAACATTCAATTTTTTCCTATCACTGATAAACTGGACCCCGAGGTTGAATCATGATTCAAAGAGGATTTCACTATTGTATGTGCATGAGCCTTTGGCTGGCGAGCAACTCCTGTGGATCATGGCTCGGCAACCCTCAAGATTTCGAAGACAACGAGGGTAAGAAAACTCAGGCTGAAACTAGCAAAACACTAGATCTAGTCGCATCAGTGGACAATAGCAATAATGGCCTTCTTCCCGTCAAAGATCGCTTTGGAGAAGCCTCTTCTATTTCTTCGATGGATAAAATTAGCCTCACAATCACATCGCTTAGCCTTGTTAATGATGGCCAATCGGCTAGCTATACTTGGAATCAAGCTATTGATTTAAAGTCTCAATCTCAAATAACCCTAGGATCACAAAATCTGGATACTAGCTCGCTAAGCTCTATAAACATTGGCTACGAGCTGCAGCTTGAAGGAGCCATCGGAACACAGGCCCTTAAACTCGATATCCAAGTGAGCGATCAAAGTGTAAGTGGAACAAGCATCACGTTAAGCGACAAGAGCCGTTTCATAGTTTCCTTTAATGCTGAGCGATGGTTTAATTTTTCTGGTGAAGGGCTAGACTTAAGCAGCCTCGCGAGTCAAACTCTCGATTTTTCTAATAACGCGAGTATTGAAGCCACAGCCATAAAAGCGATCATTGAAGCAAATATAGCTGGCAGCTTGAGATATGGACTCGATCAAGATGGCGATGGCATCCTATCTGACACTGAAACTGATCAAACCCTCGAAACAAAAGTACCGTCGACTCCAACACCGGAGCCCACAACCGATCCTAACACAGATGATGACGATGGGGCGGATGATGACGATACTTAATGGATCATCGCAACTTATTTCACACCAATCACAGGGCGCTGCGTCATGCTCTCTAAAAACTTAAAGATCTTATCTAGATAAGGCTCGCGGATATCATCGACCTGATTGTAGATAGCGTGCTGAGACTTAGAAAAAACTTGCAACTCACAGCGATCGATCAGAGAACAAAATTCATTCTGTGGCTCATTTTTAACCCAGTTATCGATGCCAGCCTGGAATAATAAAATGGGCTTATTGATCTTCTGAAGCTCTTGGGCTTCAGTAATTTTCTGAGTCGCAACCATAGCCTCGTGAACGAAACCAACTGTCGCTCCGCCTCTTCGCCATGAATCTAGATCAGGGCGATAGATGACTCCAACTTGTTGTTTGTATCGCTTTTCAGAAGATGTACCGGCCTCAGCAAAGCTCCACGGTTTTACCGCAGGAAGAGATTGCCCCGGTGCGAGGCTCGTTTCAAATCCAAGTGCAACACCAATACTGGCGATACCCTCTGCAAGCCAGGCAGGAAACGTCCCCGTATTCATCCGAATCATAGGTGAACTCAAAATCGCACCTTCTGCTACATTTGGGTAGCGCTCCATGAAGCGCGCAACCACAGCACCGCCCATTGAGTGCCCTAGAAGCACCAAAGGCTGCCCTTTAGTAGCCAAAACATTCTGGGTTAGCCGATAGAGATCGTCCACATAATGCTCGAAATTATCTACGTAGACCGCTGGCTCATCAATCAATCGCGACGAACCATGGCCCCGTTGATTGTACGTGTAAACACTGTAGCCACGATTGTAGATATCATAGACAAGCTCCTGATATTTATAGAAGTGCTCCGTAAAGCCATGAACAATAACCACGTTGCCCTTAGAACTCGGGTTTACAAAAGCCTTATAATCCAAATCAATAGGCTCCCCCTTAAACGGCACTCCTTCAAAGCTCTGGGTTGGGATCGTTTCGAATAGAGCTTCGAATTGTTTCTTTTTTTCTGCAAATGAATCATCTGACGCATAGAGATTTATTGCTAGTGATGACAGTAGTAAGCTTAAAAGTACCGCACGGAATGTATGGCCAGGCATAGGAACAACCTTTCTGCAATTCGTACCAGATAACGGATTATTGCAGGATATATGCCATCGCGCTAGTGCACATTGAGGAGTTTTTGCGGAAATTTTGAAAGTTCAAGGCCCAGCAAAGATTGATCAGTTCGTATTAGAATCGCTGATCAACCAAGCTTGTTCTAGGGTCAAGATTCAAAGTTTTCGGTAGGCTGTGTTAACACTACAGGCTTGCCCTTAGTAATCATAATCGTATGCTCTTTTTGAACGGCATAGTATCGATCTTGATACAAAGTCCAGCCGTCAGAACTCTCTTCAACCCAGTCGCCACCATTAGAAAGAAAAGGTTCGATGGCGACACACATTCCTTCCTTAAATCGACGATGATCCTTGCGATCAAAATAACTAGCGATGAACTCGGGATTCTCGTGAAGAGTTTTACCAATGCCATGGCCACCCAGGTTACGAATCACTGTCAGGTTACTCTGCTGTGCAAGTTGCTCTACAGTGCGTCCGACTTCAGCGATGCGAACTCCGGCACGAGCCTGTAGGATGGCTTGATCCAGGACATTTTTAATTGTCTTGCAGAGCTTGTTTTTGACCTTCCCACCATGGCCGCCGATGATGAATGATTCACCATTGTCTGCAAAGTAACCATCAAGATGAGCAGAGACATCGACATTGATCAAATCACCAGCCTGTAGAACCCGATCTCCCGGAATCCCATGAGCCGCTTCCTTCTCAACGCTTATGCAAACATGGCCAGGAAACTTATAACAGCTAATTGGTGCTGATACCGCCCCGTGTTTGTCGAGATATGCCCCCGCTATGGCATCAAGTTCCTTGGTCGTCATGCCTGGCCGAGCCTTGGCTTTTGCAAGCTGGAGGCAGTTAGCCACGATAGCCCCAATTTTTTCCATAGCTTTTAGCTGTTTTTCGTTCTCAATGACCATGTGGTTCCTATGAATGTTATGAACGGTTGTGCCATAAGCCCAAAAGGCAGACCTAAGTCTTCCCTCATGTAAGGCAGAAGTTCAAGCAGAAAGTCAGCCCAATCTTCTTTGGGGCCAATACCATAATTGTTACAGACAGTTAAGAACAAATATTCGAAATCAGATACGACTCAAGCCTCTGTCTTTACTTGTCGGCTGAAGCCTCACAAAACCCGAGCCCTATCGTACGGGACGTAAGAATGTCGAGAGGCTTTTTGACAAAAAACTCCTAGCCTACCTCTAGACAGGCCCTAACCCCTCACAAAAAAACCAGAAAAATCCATTTAATTCAGGCTATTAGACTACGAAGAAAGCTTAGGCTTGAAACTAAGAAACCCTCGTCCTCGGATGGAGAGGGGCCGACGAAGAGTATTATGTAAGCAGCGAGACATACAACTTAGAGAAATATAGAGGAGGCATTAGATGAAGAGCCTTTTTGCTTTGATTGGCACCATTTTCTTAACGTCATGTGGAACCGAAACCCAATTTTCTGAGCTAAACGACGGCACCAAAGGAAATATCGATCAAGAACTGCTCACGACCATTGAAGTTGATGCTCCTATTGCGGAACCTGAATCTGAAGATCCTACTGCTCCGGTTTCTGAACTTGTAGTCGATAATGATTTTACAGATCCTAATCCTGACCATGATGATCAATCACAGATTGAAAAACCAGCTGATGCTCCTGCTCTTCAAATTCTCAATCCAGCTTCTCCCAACAGTGAGTTCGGGGACAATATCTTGGTGAACGGTGATTTCAGTTACCCTAGTATCAACAAATCTTGGGACCTTATTCACACCAATGATATTGATAAAGACCTATTTGGTTGGGACTTTTCGTTTAGCAACGAACAGGCTTGCGGAGAGGCTTATAAAGCGTCCGAGCAAGGCTCTTGGATCGAAATCCAACGTTTCACCCCGAACCAGCATGTGGAACTTGATAGCCATTGTTTAACGGATGTAAAGATGTCTGAGATGAAAACAAACTTAGTGATCAAGCAATCAGTTGAAGTTGTAGACGGAGTCTATGAGATCTCGTTTCGTCACAAATCCCGACGGAGTCCTACTGGAGGCGAGAACAGCCTGCAATTTTCTATTAATGGCCAGGTGATTCCTGTCTCCGTTACGGATCGATGGGATCACACCACAGTGACGATCAGCATCGAAAACATCGAATCCCTAGAACTTGCCTTTGAAGACCTGGGAGCGGCTGACACCTACGGAATACTTCTCGATGACGTAAGCATCCGCGAGGTACGTGTACACTGATACAGAGATTCCCTCTCGCTGAGAGGCTTGACTTATCACAAGCCAAAGACCTTATTTCTTCCTTGGGGTGCCTATACTCACTATAGGCACCCTTTTCCTATCGGCCTTCATTTATACTAGCAGTATCAGAAGCCATTTAGCAGGACCCACGTGAAGTCTTCAGCGCAAAAGATTCGTAATCGAATGCAGGTCATGATCGTTGCCCTAGTCCTTTCCATCGTTGGGGTAATGGTTTCACGATTTACATACAATTACATTGTCGATATCGCTAAACAAGACTTCGTCTCCGATACCGCTGTCGTCAAAGAAACTCTCTCTACAGTTACCGAACGACTTGTCACTACGACAAGGGGCTTACAGCGATTCATCACCCTACTTCCTGAGCTCAATCCCAAAAACTTTTCTCAGGTGACTGATGATGTGGTTTCCAACTACCCATTTGTGTTTTCGATTACCTACTACGCTAAAGTCGATCAGAGCGAGCGTCGGGACTATGAAATCCGAATTTCGGATCTCTACGATGACAACCAAGGGTTTGTTGCTACATCTTCTGACGACAGCAGTGAAATCGTTTCAGCTGAAACAAGTGATGAGTACTTAGTCACCTACCTTTCCGATTCCATGCACCGAGACTCCGTATACTTTGGCTGGGATTTACTCTCAGACAAGAGCCAACGCCCCATCGTAGAAAACGTACTCCAAAATCAAAAAGCAGAGGTTTCCAACCCGTTCCTGATGGAAAATGGCGACACGGCGGTGGATGTTTATCTACCCATACTTAAACCAAGCTCGCCACCTCAGATTCGCGGAATTCTTGGTATCACAGTATTGATCCCGCAACTGCTTGGCAGCGATGATCTTCGCAAGAACTTCACCACAACCGTACATGTGCCACTGTGGGGCCAAGCCGAGAAGCAAAACATCTTCCGATCCCTAGATCGTTCCCCAGAGGGAATTCGACAAGTTGATATGGCTGTCAGTGATGTTGAAGTTCCGATTTTCGATCATGGCGTTCTCTTTCACTTTGAAAAAGACATCTACTTCAGCAACCTCAACTACTCTCTACTCATCCTCGTCGTTCTAGGCAGCATCCTTTTTGTAGTTCTCGGCATCTATTTAACGATTACCAATCAGCGTCTAAAACATAGCTTGCTTAAGATCGAGGCTATTAATGAAGGCCTAGAGCAAACGGTTCAAGAACGCACCAAAGACCTAAAAGCAGCTCACCTTGAAATCGAAGAAATGCTTGATAATCTCGACGGCGCGGTCCTTGTCATTCAAGACGATCACACCATCGCCAATCGCTACTCAAAAGCCAGTGAGTCGATTCTAAACATTGATAAACTTGGGGGTAAGTCGATCTTTGAAACCCTTTTCAAAGACATGACAAAAGAGAATGAAGGCCACTCCAAGCACCTTTTCACCTTGGAAAACATCATCGGTGCAGACAGCTTCCAGTTCACAATCTCTCAATACGATCTCAAGTCTGAAATTAGCTTTAAGAAAGTCGTAGATGGAGTCGAACAAGAAAGGATTTTCAATATCCGCTATGCTCCACTATTAGATGACCAAGGCACTATACGTCGCATGTTATTGGTTGTGACTGATGTCACTGATCTATTGAATCTACAGCGAGACTTGGAGCAGCAGCAAAAAGCCGCCGGGGCCAGAACTGAAGCGATTCAAGAGATGCTATCCGCACCTCGCCAAGTTTTAGATTCATTTATGGTTGAGTCGGAGCAAAGATCCCTAGAAATATTAGCCATCTCACCTGACGATTCCAGCTATCAGGATCGTAACAAGTGGATTCCGATCTTTAGAGAACTTCATACGATGAAGGGTGGAGCACGATTCGCAAAACTTAACGTCATATCTGGGCACATTCACCAGATTGAAAGTGATCATGAGGCGTTGAACGATCCCCAAACGACCATTGACAAGCCGGCTGTTGAAAGATTTTGCCAGGACTTTGAAGAATTCCATAAGGTTTTCCTTGTTTACCTTAACCTCTATCGTGAGATCTTCTCGTCACAAGATCAATCCAACCAGTCATTGAATTCTGTCCTGCGATGGCTACGTTCTGGTCGTGAACCTGAATCAGTCGCAGACGCTCTAGAAGCGATGCAGGCTGGGGAGTTCTTCAGCTTCGATGAGCTTTATGCAAGCTTCGGCTCCATGGTCGACGATGTTGCTGGTGCGCTGAGCAAATCGGTTACCCTCAACCAGGAGCCACAATTCCTATTTTTACACCAATCTCTTGAAGCGCCACTTAGAGATTGCATGACTCATGCAATTCGAAACGCCCTCGATCATGGCTTGGAAACCTTTGAAGAAAGAGCATTGACGAATAAGCGTGGCATGGGCCAACTTTGGCATTCTTATGAAAGCTCAGACTCATCTATCACGCTAAAGCTCCATGACGATGGCCGTGGTATCAATACCAAGAAAGTTCTGAGCCTGGCTCAGGAAAAGGGCCTTGTAGACTCCGATGCAAATCTGAACGATTCTGAAATTCTTGAGTTATTGTTCCATTCAGGATTTTCTACCAAGCAGGAAGCCACTGACATTAGCGGCCGCGGCGTTGGCCTTGATGCTGTGAGAGCCAGCCTGGAAAAGTTCCATTGCCAAGTCTACTTGGAAAGTTCACCTGGTAAAGGAAGTGCTACCTGCATCAAGATTCCTATGAATCTTGTGTATAATAAGAATCATCTTCCACTACAAAAAATTTCATAAGGAACCATCATGAAGAAGTCTCTGTTAATGGCGGCCACAGCTGGCCTTGCATTGGGCGTTCAAAGTTTGGAGCCAGCTGAGGCAGCACCTCCAAAAAAAAAGAAAAGTGTTGAGTGCTTTGGAGTGAACTCTTGCAAAGGGAGTGGATCCTGCTCCGTAAATCAAGAGCAGATTGATGCAGCTCAAAAAACTTTCAAAGGTAAGTACAAGAAGTCTGCAACTTATGCTTGTAAGGGTAACAACGCTTGCGGTGCACCTCACCACCTAGCTTGGGTGAGTAAGCCGAAGAAAGAGTGCCTATCTGAGGGCGGCTTCTACTTTATGAAAACCGAGAGTGGCAAGCTCAAGGTTAAAGGCAAGAAAAAGAGCTAGATCATATGGGGAGCCCTAGCTCCCTCACTAACTCCCTAAGCTACCGCAATAATCAAGTTTTCCGACATGAAATACCCCATTCGCAGAATTGCGAAATTCTTTCCAAGCCGGCTAAATACCTAAAAACTCGTAAAAAAAGGAATCTGCCCTCAGATATTCCGACAGAAGTCTTGGAAGGAGGTTGAACGTGACAGAGAAAAAATTTTCTTTGGAAGAATCAATCTTGATTCAAAACTTGATTAAGAATATCGAGGAGGATGATCGCAGGATAGAGAAACAACAGAAAGCTTATATAGAGAAACCAGTGTTTAAAAACTAAGTTCCAGCCCCATCAGCCGATGGGGCCTCCATCACTTTAGAGTGATTCATCAATCATTTTCTGCAAGCTTTGCGGTGGTTGTGCACCAACAACAGAACTAGTGATTTCACCGTTCTTGAACATAGCTAGGTAAGGAATCGATCGTACACCATACTTGGCAGAGATTTCAGGATTCTCATCAACGTTTAGTTTAGCAATGGTCACTTTGCCTTGGTATTCTTCGGCAAGCTTTTCCAAAGCGGGACCAATCGAAACACAGGGGCCACACCAAGGAGCCCAGAAATCTACTAGTACAGGCTCATTGGCCTTCAATACCTTCTCTTCAAAATCTGCTTCGGAAACCGCTTTTGTATAAGTACCCATAATATTTGCCTTTAATCGATTTGTTCGTCATTGCACTTTATAAAAGTAATGCTCATCTTCCTGATGTCAAGGCCAGACTTTTAGTCTACCAGTTTTGGATCGAGAGCATCACGTAACGCATCGCCTATCACATTGAGGGCGTAAATAATGAGAAACATTGCCACTGTTACGCTCAATAGAGGCCACCAAATACCATTGACCAATTCACCACTTGCATCCTGGATCATGGTGCCCCAACTAGAGCCATCTTGAACTCCAACACCCAAGAAAGTCAGAATTACCTCTGACTTGATCGCATTGAGTGTGCTGAGAGATGCTGTGATAATAGCAAGATGAAAGATATTCGGCATGATGTGCTTAAACATGACTCGTCCATCTTTACCACCAAGTAAGTTGATCGCTAGGACATATTCACGGCTCTTATGTTTCATGACTTCACCACGCACCAATCGACAAAGCCCAACCCAACCCACGGCTCCCATGGCGACACAGATCGAGAAGACCCCTTTACCAAGTACATAGGAAATACCAATCACAAGAAGAATGTAGGGAATCGACGCTAGAACTGAATACGCCCAGACGATAAATGCATCCACCTTGCCGCCGTAGTATCCCGAGATCACGCCGAAGAGCAGGCCTAGAGGAATTGAAATCGCAGTCACCGAAATGCCGATGGTCATGGCAGTTTTAGTGCCTGTAAGTACCTTATATAGGATCGAACGACCAAAAATATCAGTGCCGAGTAGCTTGGCCCATGACAAAGACGGAGCCTCATAGGATTCACCAACCCGTTGCTGAAAGTCAGGCAGCAAGTTGAGATAACCCAAAATTGCAATCAGCAAGTAGAGTAGAGTCACTGCAAAGCACAGGACTACAAACTTCTTCTTCATAAGTTTCTTGATGGCCCGCTGCCCTAGGCTTTCACCAACTCGGTGGCTTGCCTCTTCTGCGGCTTCAAGGTTGCTTGAAATGCTAGCTGTCTCGCTCATCCGTCTCTCTTAGTTAAGTTGTACCCGAGGATCTACATAGGCATAAAGAATATCTGTGACTAGATTGAATAGGGAGTATCCAATAGCAATCAGCACTGTTAAGCCCTTGATCACTGGGAAGTCACCGTTATTAATAGCTGTGATAATAATGTCCCCAATTCCTGGAATGGAAAAGAACCGCTCCATAAGGAAAGCTCCAAGAAGCAAGAAAGGAATACCTATCACAGTATAGGTGATAATAGGAATCATAGCGTTTTTCATCACATGCTTGAAGAGAATGCGATAGGGGGTACAGCCCTTTGCAAAGGCTGTGCGGACATAATCGGCCTTAGTCTCGTCCAAGAAAAAGGTTCGATACATCCGAATATCAGGGCCTGCACTGACAACCATAATGACCAACCACGGCAATAGGAGATACGGGACCGCTCCAAAACCAGGTTCGTAGCCATTAATGGGAAACAAATCCCATTGATATGCCAGAATATACTGGAAGGCTAGGATATACACCAAGTAGGAGATACTCATAGCCCCCACAAATAAGAATGTCGAATAGCGATCAATCCACGACCCTCGATAGAAGGCGATCAAGATCGCAATCGACACGTTAATCAGCACCCCCATAAAATACGGAGGCGCTGTAAGCGACAGAGACACCATTGCTCCGTCGGCAAACATGCTACTGAGCTTGTCACCCGTGCTGAATGATCTGCCAAAATCAAACGTCACAATTTGCTTCAAGAAGATTCCGTACTGTACATACAGAGGCTTATCTAGATTCCATTCAGCGCGTAGCTGCTGAATCGCTTCTTCGCTGGCATGATTGCCAAGCTTAACGCGCACGGGATCTTCACCCACAGTTGTAAATAGTACGAATACGAGAACCGAAACCCCCAGCAAGATCGGGATCATCTGGAGTAGGCGTCTGATAATATAAGTCAGCATGGCGAGAACAACCTCTTACTTTAGATTCAAATACTTGTAAGGAAACTCAACCATCATGTTACGTTTCATATTCGCAACATTTGGCTGATACAAACCGAATGACAGAGGATTGAAAACCAAAAGTACAGGAACTTCCTCTTTGATAATGTCATTCATTTGTTTGAATAACTCAAAACGCTCTGGCCCATTAGGCATAAAGCGAGACTTTTCGTAAAGGGCATCGTACTTAGGGTTATTGAAGTTGCCATCGTTCGGTCCTGGCGCCTTATTCTTGCTATAAAGCAGCTGGTAGAAGTTTTCAGCATCAGGATAATCTGCGCCCCAGCCAGCATCGGCAATCTGGAAGTTGCCAGACTCAGTACGCTTCAGGAAGTTCGAGAAGGTTTGGAAATTACCGTTCACCTTGATACCAATCTTAGCCCAGTCAGCTCTAAAGTATTCGAACTGCTGTCGCGAGTCCTTGTTTGTAGAGCGGTACTCAACAGTAATGGGTGGTAGACCCTTACCTTCAGGGTAGCCAGCTTCTTTTAGCTTCTGTTTCGCCAACTCAAGGTTTTGCTTATACCAGGTGGCTCCGGTGACTTTTTCGCTGCCGTTGATTGTGACAGGCACGATGCTATTGACGGTAAGTCCGCGACCATTATGCATCAGGTCGATAAACCCTTCAGGATTCATGGCAAGAGCAATCGCTTGTCTAAGGGCCTTGTTGCTACCAACAAGCTTATCTTCCATATTAAACTTCATATAGAAGGTAGAGACATAGGGTTCAGTATACATTTTGAACTTTTTATCCCACTCTCCTGTGAGATGGAATTTGCCGTCCTTATCTTTATAAGCCATGTTGCTAAACTCATCTTTGTTCATAGCAATCCAATGTAACTGGCCTTTTTTGAACTTGAGCATAGCAGGCTGGGTTTCTTCGATAAGCGGCAGGTGGACCTCATCGATAAGAGGCAGTTGCTTGCCAGCATCAGCCAAGAGGCCAGCTTCCTTGTCCCCTGGATCTCCCTCTGTGGGGTAACGACCATGGTAGCGAGGGTGCTTCACAAGCACATGCTTGCCACGACGAGAGTAGGTTTTCATATAGAAGGGACCTGTTCCCACTGGATTCTTGGGGAAGTCCTGACCATATTTTTCTACCGCTTCTTTCGGAACGATAGATAAGCCACCAAATGCGAATGGATAGAGAGCGAGTGGATTGTCGAAGGTAAACTTCACAGAAACAGTAAAGTCATCGACCTTTTTAACTCCAGCAATATCGAGCTTGCTGTAGTCGGTTTTATCTCCAGCTTTACGAGTCGCTTCGCGGAACTCATCCATGCCTTCCACATAACCCTCGATCAGCACGTAGCTCAGGGTATTAACATTGGCGTCTGCAAAGCGCTTGATGGAATAAATCACATCGTCGGCTTTCATTTGGCGGCCTTTGCCCCCTGGGAAAGCTTCGTTATCGTGAAAGTAAACATCATTCCGCAACTTGAATAGGTACGTGACACCATCCTTCTGCTTAACCGGCATTTCGGTGAGCAGGTTAGGCTCCATC from Pseudobacteriovorax antillogorgiicola carries:
- a CDS encoding ABC transporter substrate-binding protein → MRFLRGQLALALAAVIGVAACTKKETATTKSEDGRKILYHLRTSAERSLDPMQQFDQASHQMVQNLYDALLKYSYLKRPYQMEPNLLTEMPVKQKDGVTYLFKLRNDVYFHDNEAFPGGKGRQMKADDVIYSIKRFADANVNTLSYVLIEGYVEGMDEFREATRKAGDKTDYSKLDIAGVKKVDDFTVSVKFTFDNPLALYPFAFGGLSIVPKEAVEKYGQDFPKNPVGTGPFYMKTYSRRGKHVLVKHPRYHGRYPTEGDPGDKEAGLLADAGKQLPLIDEVHLPLIEETQPAMLKFKKGQLHWIAMNKDEFSNMAYKDKDGKFHLTGEWDKKFKMYTEPYVSTFYMKFNMEDKLVGSNKALRQAIALAMNPEGFIDLMHNGRGLTVNSIVPVTINGSEKVTGATWYKQNLELAKQKLKEAGYPEGKGLPPITVEYRSTNKDSRQQFEYFRADWAKIGIKVNGNFQTFSNFLKRTESGNFQIADAGWGADYPDAENFYQLLYSKNKAPGPNDGNFNNPKYDALYEKSRFMPNGPERFELFKQMNDIIKEEVPVLLVFNPLSFGLYQPNVANMKRNMMVEFPYKYLNLK